In Exiguobacterium sp. 9-2, the genomic window TCAAATGACGCGTTCCTGTTATAGCTAAACTTTACCTTACTTTCGCCAACAATTCAACGTTTCGGTATAATGGATTTGTTGGACTTACACATTTAGGGGGTATAACAAATGATTTTTCCGATTAACGGTAAAGTACGGCACCAGTTGACGATTGATCCGACAGTTTGGATCTTTGATGAACGAAAGGTTGCGATTGAGAAGATTGACCAACCAGCAGATACGAGCGAACAAGAGGCGTACTACGCGAAAATGGGGGCAGCGTGGGATAAAGGCATCATGGAAGGCAGTCGTACGGATCATAATCGTCCGATGACACGCGCTGAAAAAGAAGCCGCGCTTCAAGGGTCATTCGCCATGGCGCTCGCACCGTTCATCCGGAATGCTGAACTCTTACCGGAAGCGACCGCTATTCGTTTCGAAGGTGAAGAAACGGTCGAACTTCCACTTGAGCAACTCGACGAAGTATACCTGCAGTTCTCACAAGACGGCAAAGTGTTAGCAGATGGACCCGTTCACCTGTTGCACGGACAACGGATCGTCAAATCTGTTCACACGGTTACCGTCATATAAGGAAAACGTGGTGCGCCTGAATAGACGCACCACGTTTTTTATAATAAGTCGGCTGCGAGGCGCGCCAGATTCGAGCGTTCCCCTTTGACGAGTTTGACGTGTCCCGTCATTTTCTCATTTTTAAGGCGTTCTACGGCGTAGGATAAACCGTTCGAATATTCATCTAAATACGGGTGATCGATCTGTTGTGGATCACCCACTAACACGATTTTTGAGTTTTCACCGACACGTGTTAAAATCGTCTTGACTTCGTGTTTCGTCAAATTCTGCGCTTCATCGATGATGATGAATTGCCCCGGCATGCTCCGTCCTCGAATATATGTCAACGCTTCCAGTTGAATCGTCTTCATTCCCGCGAGAATGTTACCAAGTTCGTCTCCTGATCCCGTATTAAAGAGATGTTCGAGGTTATCGTAGATCGGTTGCATCCACGGACGAAGCTTTTCCTCCATCTCACCTGGCAAGTAGCCAATATCATTTCCCATCGGCACGACTGGACGAGCAACGACAAGTTTTTTATATTTATGCTCGTCTTCTACTTGGAGGAGCCCCGCAGCGAGTGCAAGTAATGTCTTTCCGGTACCTGCCTTCCCAACGAGTGTAACGAGCGGTACATCGTCTCGAAGTAATAACTCAAACGCCATCCGTTGTTGAACGTTTCGGGGAATAACACCCCAGACTTGATCGACATCGATCGAAAGTGCCCGGATGATCGGCAAATTCTGATCAACGACAGCAATGGCAGAGGCTTTTGACATATTACTTTTTAGAATGATGAATTCATTCGGTTGCACTTTTTCCGGCAATACATCAACTGAAAGTCGTTTATCCTGATAGAAAGCATCGATATATTCCTGATCGACGGTCACTTCGATGAATCCTGTATAAAGACCAGTCAAGTCAGCGATATGATCCGTCATATAGTCCTCAGCGACTAATCCATACGCATCCGCTTTAACGCGGACTAAGATATCTTTTGAGACGAGAATGACATCTCGTGGCGTCGCTTCAGTTTGTTGTTCACGATGAATCGACCATGCGAGCTCGATAATCTTGTTATCGTTCGATTCATGTGTAAACGGCGAGCCCTCGTAAATGGAGTCACCGATATCGACGCGAAGAATGCCACCGTTACCAAGCGGAACTCCCGCATGAAGCTGACCGGTTTCCCGCAATTGGTCTAAAATGCGAGCTGTTTCTCGGGCGTTGCGCCCTACTTCATCCATGTTGCGTTTTTTTCCATCCAGTTCTTCTAGTACGATCGCTGGTATGACGACATCATGCTCTTGAAACTGAAAGAGAGAAAGTGGATCGTGCAGCATGACATTGGTATCAAGTACGTATATTTTTTTCATTCCATCGTTCGCCCCTTTAGAGTCGAGTTTGTGATGAATGTTACGCTTTTAGGATGCGATGAACAAGTTGATCCAATCGTTCAGCTGCCTGTTCATCGTATGTTTTTTCAATGGTCGGTCGTTGTGTGACAGCTGCTCCGTAAAATAAGATGTCACGCACCTCTTCGACGCGCCCCTCATAAAAAGAGAGCGGAAGTGGAAGTGGTTCTTGCGGCGTAAACGCCTTGACGTCCGTACACGTTAAGCTGTGTGTCGACTGCTCTGCAAAGAAGATCAAGGTGAAAACCGGATGTTCTCGTAACGTTTTGACGAGATGAGAATCTGCTTCGATCGCAAAACGAACCGTTTGTGAATCCGTCGCATATACCCAACTAATTGCATGTGTGATCGGCCAATGTTTGGATTGATCGTGCGTGATCAAAAAAACAAGTGGTAATTGTGATAACGCATCTAGTTGATGTGAGCTGAGATGTTGCTCTACTTTATTTGCCATGACATCACCTCCTCTGTGACTTAGTGATGATATTTCGAGATATACTTCTCGATTCCCTTTTTTACATCTGAATAATCTTCTAATATGATATACTAAGAAAAAAAGGGAGGACCCGACATGCGAGTGAAATGTACGATTTGCGATAAGCGTGAGACGATTGATGATTGGTCCTTCACGGCGAAGCGATTACGCAATAAACCAGTTCGTGTCCATCTATGTGATGAGTGTCGATCTCGCGTAGAAGAACGGACACTTGAACGCCATGCCTCTGGACAATTTCATTTATACCCTACTTGGGAAACAAAACGAAAACATTGGTAAATAAAAGGTCTGTGGGAAACTTCCCTGGCAGACCTTTTTTTGTTCACCGCTTGATTCGAACCAATCGATCATCCTCGGTCGACGGAGTCCCTCTACCATCTGTATTGTTCGTAATATAATAAATTGACGTCTCATCAATCCACACATCGCGAATCCGCCCTTGATTTTCGACAATCGTTTTGACCTGTTTCGTCTTTAGATTAATCGCTTGTAATCGTTGACCTACAAGTGTTGCAAAATACAACGTATCATCCGCTTCTGCAATCCCACTTGGTGCAACGGATCGCTCTCCCACTTCGTACCACGGTGTCACGAGTCCCTCTGCTTTCTCTGTTCCTTCAATCGTTGGCCATCCATAATTTTTTTGTTCAATTCGATTAATTTCATCGTGTCCACTTTGTCCGTGCTCACTTGCATAC contains:
- a CDS encoding PhoH family protein gives rise to the protein MKKIYVLDTNVMLHDPLSLFQFQEHDVVIPAIVLEELDGKKRNMDEVGRNARETARILDQLRETGQLHAGVPLGNGGILRVDIGDSIYEGSPFTHESNDNKIIELAWSIHREQQTEATPRDVILVSKDILVRVKADAYGLVAEDYMTDHIADLTGLYTGFIEVTVDQEYIDAFYQDKRLSVDVLPEKVQPNEFIILKSNMSKASAIAVVDQNLPIIRALSIDVDQVWGVIPRNVQQRMAFELLLRDDVPLVTLVGKAGTGKTLLALAAGLLQVEDEHKYKKLVVARPVVPMGNDIGYLPGEMEEKLRPWMQPIYDNLEHLFNTGSGDELGNILAGMKTIQLEALTYIRGRSMPGQFIIIDEAQNLTKHEVKTILTRVGENSKIVLVGDPQQIDHPYLDEYSNGLSYAVERLKNEKMTGHVKLVKGERSNLARLAADLL
- a CDS encoding YlaI family protein gives rise to the protein MRVKCTICDKRETIDDWSFTAKRLRNKPVRVHLCDECRSRVEERTLERHASGQFHLYPTWETKRKHW